From the Clarias gariepinus isolate MV-2021 ecotype Netherlands chromosome 3, CGAR_prim_01v2, whole genome shotgun sequence genome, one window contains:
- the LOC128519269 gene encoding uncharacterized protein LOC128519269 codes for MSVGSLPLCAGEETLELHSVDLEMEAVEKLIRDLQVKLARLQQRKATLESSRTDAHLSQVNSRHENSPTTSTPRASLPRSNAPRTQPAQLSFTPAPGYHEAWKLQQRKTRAKPRARTSPPPPPPVFEISTRNRFAPLRETAHDALVIGDSIVRHVRATTAKGKAYTRCLPGARVLDVAAQVPAALRKNIRAVVLHAGTNDIRLRQTEILKKDFRSLVEKVRSTSPTTKIVVSGPLPTFQRGIERLYRTDGLHPSRAGAAVLSDNISRTLRTI; via the exons atgtcggttgggtctctgcccctgtgtgcaggtgaggagacattggagctgcactcggtagacttggagatggaggccgtggagaagctgatccgcgacctacaggtgaagctggcccggctacagcagcggaaagccacgctggaatcgtcgcggaccgacgctcacctgtcccaggtaaattctcggcatgagaattctccgacaacctctactccgcgtgcttctctgcccaggtccaacgccccgaggacgcagcccgcccagctttccttcaccccggcgccgggataccacgaggcctggaaacttcagcagcggaagacgcgcgccaagccccgggcgaggacctctcctcctccgccaccacccgtcttcgagatctcaacccgaaaccgcttcgctcctctccgtgagacggcacacgacgcgctggtcatcggagactccattgtccggcacgtgcgtgctaccacagctaaaggtaaggcgtacacgcgctgtttacctggtgcacgtgttcttgatgttgctgcacaggtgcctgcggccctgaggaagaacattcgagctgtggttctccatgctggcaccaacgacatcaggctgaggcagacggagatcctaaagaaggacttcaggagcctggttgagaaggtccgcagcacatcacccacgacaaagatcgtcgtatctggaccacttccgacatttcagagaggaatcgagag gctctaccgcacagatggcctgcaccctagcagagctggagcagcggtcctctctgacaacatctccaggacattacgaaccatctga